In Methanobacterium paludis, the following proteins share a genomic window:
- the hemL gene encoding glutamate-1-semialdehyde 2,1-aminomutase produces MISENLFNEAKKFLPGGVDSPVRAYKPYPFFAERAEGSKIYDVDGKTYIDYCLAYGPLVLGHANPLIIEEVTKQLKNGTAYGVPTENEIKLAKQVVKRVPCAEMVRFVNSGTEATMSAIRLARAFAAKNKIVKFEGSYHGAHDCVLVKSGSGAVGLPDSPGIPEDTTKNTILVPFNDEKAITELIKKEGKNIAAIIIEPVMGNVGCIPPKEGYLKFLREITAENDIVLIFDEVITGFRIAEGGAQEYFGVTPDLVTFGKILGGGFPIGALAGKKEFMDMIAPSGTVYQAGTFNGNPVSIKAGLTALKQLDSNFYSEMNLKGNKLRAGIQEILDSQNLDFKVAGLSSMFQIYFTDRDVLNYEDAKSAETDIFQIYFNKLLQDGVFIPPSQFECCFLSLMHDDDDIQKTLEVMENAIKTVKNSC; encoded by the coding sequence ATGATTTCAGAGAATTTATTCAATGAAGCTAAAAAATTCCTTCCAGGAGGAGTGGATTCACCAGTAAGAGCTTACAAACCATATCCCTTCTTTGCAGAGCGTGCAGAAGGTTCCAAAATATATGATGTGGATGGAAAAACCTACATAGATTACTGCCTTGCATACGGACCCCTGGTGCTAGGCCATGCAAACCCTCTTATTATTGAAGAAGTTACAAAACAGCTTAAAAATGGAACAGCATACGGAGTTCCAACAGAAAATGAAATAAAACTCGCAAAACAGGTTGTAAAAAGAGTTCCATGTGCTGAAATGGTAAGATTTGTAAATTCAGGCACAGAAGCTACAATGAGTGCAATAAGACTTGCAAGGGCTTTTGCAGCTAAAAATAAGATCGTGAAGTTTGAAGGGTCTTACCATGGTGCTCATGATTGTGTTCTTGTAAAATCAGGTTCTGGAGCGGTGGGACTGCCAGATTCACCCGGAATACCAGAAGATACTACAAAAAATACTATTTTAGTCCCATTCAATGATGAAAAAGCAATAACAGAGCTCATCAAAAAAGAGGGTAAAAACATAGCGGCCATAATCATTGAACCTGTAATGGGCAATGTAGGGTGCATACCTCCAAAAGAAGGGTATCTTAAATTTTTACGTGAAATAACCGCAGAAAATGATATAGTTCTCATATTTGACGAGGTTATAACTGGTTTCAGGATAGCTGAAGGTGGTGCACAGGAATACTTTGGAGTAACACCTGACCTTGTAACCTTTGGAAAGATACTCGGGGGCGGTTTCCCAATTGGAGCTTTAGCTGGTAAAAAGGAGTTTATGGATATGATAGCACCATCTGGTACCGTTTACCAGGCAGGAACATTCAATGGAAATCCAGTATCCATTAAAGCAGGGCTAACGGCATTAAAACAGCTCGACAGTAATTTTTACAGTGAAATGAATTTGAAAGGAAATAAATTAAGGGCAGGCATTCAGGAAATCCTTGACAGCCAGAATCTGGACTTTAAAGTAGCAGGTTTAAGCTCAATGTTCCAGATTTATTTCACAGATAGGGATGTATTGAATTATGAGGATGCAAAATCTGCTGAAACGGACATATTCCAGATTTATTTCAATAAACTCCTTCAAGATGGCGTATTTATACCTCCATCCCAGTTTGAATGTTGTTTTTTATCCTTGATGCATGATGATGACGATATCCAGAAAACCCTTGAAGTCATGGAGAATGCAATTAAAACTGTTAAAAATAGCTGTTAA
- the mtxX gene encoding methanogenesis marker protein Mmp4/MtxX: protein MKVVAGVGTNKSIVEASRNVDFEVILTESEDELVDLLLNGSVDAAVRGSLSASKIMAKLRVKYQNKILRASFLEINGHKFLLAPVGIDEGDSVSQKVQIVESGAEFLLELGIKPQVAVLSGGRAQDKGRSQRIDDSIAEGELVTAITRDKYSVKHYFILIEDALKEGSNFILAPDGITGNIIFRTLVLVGGIKSHGAVTLGIDEIFVDTSRSQDVEGYVRALKFSHYLAKLKTKKTGLKY, encoded by the coding sequence ATGAAAGTTGTTGCAGGTGTGGGCACGAATAAAAGTATAGTTGAAGCTTCACGTAACGTGGACTTTGAGGTTATACTAACAGAATCTGAAGATGAACTCGTTGATCTACTTTTAAACGGTTCTGTTGATGCTGCAGTCCGCGGCTCTCTCAGCGCCTCAAAAATAATGGCCAAATTAAGAGTTAAATATCAAAATAAAATTTTAAGGGCCTCATTTTTGGAGATAAACGGTCACAAATTCCTTTTGGCACCTGTTGGAATTGATGAAGGGGACAGTGTATCCCAGAAGGTTCAGATAGTTGAATCTGGAGCTGAATTTTTACTTGAATTGGGAATAAAACCTCAAGTAGCGGTACTTTCTGGAGGAAGAGCCCAAGATAAAGGCCGAAGCCAAAGGATAGATGATTCAATTGCAGAGGGGGAGCTTGTAACTGCAATCACAAGAGATAAATATTCTGTGAAACATTACTTTATACTAATAGAGGATGCTCTGAAGGAGGGTTCAAACTTCATACTAGCCCCCGACGGCATCACTGGAAACATAATATTTCGAACCCTTGTTCTGGTTGGTGGAATAAAAAGTCATGGTGCTGTAACCTTAGGAATCGATGAGATATTCGTTGATACCTCAAGATCACAGGATGTGGAAGGATATGTACGGGCATTGAAATTTTCACATTACCTTGCAAAATTAAAAACTAAAAAAACTGGTTTAAAATACTAA
- the uppS gene encoding polyprenyl diphosphate synthase encodes MSVLKPIYDLYEWYISRNLTPENMPKHVAIIMDGNRRFSKIQGNMNAIDGHKRGINTLERVLDWCVDLGIEIVTVYAFSTENFKRSKGEVEGLMQLFKENFEGIAKNVKIHKNKVRIKAVGQLELLPDDVREAIKIAEDSTASYDKRLVNIAIGYDGRLEIVDAIKKIVMDVEAGKLDINDINERSVSSNLYTAGLDDPNLIIRTSGEERLSGFLLWQSSYSELYFCDSLWPELRKVDFLRALRSYQQRERRFGI; translated from the coding sequence ATGTCTGTATTGAAACCTATTTATGATTTATACGAGTGGTACATATCACGAAATCTCACCCCTGAGAACATGCCGAAACACGTGGCCATAATAATGGATGGTAACAGGCGATTTTCAAAAATTCAGGGGAATATGAATGCTATAGATGGGCACAAACGTGGTATAAATACTCTTGAACGTGTTCTGGATTGGTGTGTTGACCTGGGAATAGAAATAGTCACTGTTTATGCGTTTTCCACCGAGAACTTCAAAAGATCTAAAGGTGAAGTGGAAGGTTTGATGCAACTTTTTAAGGAAAATTTTGAAGGCATAGCAAAAAATGTGAAGATCCACAAAAATAAGGTTAGAATAAAAGCGGTGGGTCAACTTGAGCTTCTTCCGGATGATGTGAGAGAAGCAATAAAAATTGCGGAAGACTCCACGGCTTCATACGACAAACGGCTTGTGAATATTGCAATAGGATACGATGGACGTCTTGAAATAGTTGATGCTATAAAAAAGATTGTAATGGATGTTGAAGCTGGAAAACTCGACATTAATGATATCAATGAAAGAAGTGTGAGTTCAAATTTATACACAGCAGGGTTGGATGACCCTAACCTTATAATAAGAACGAGCGGTGAGGAAAGACTCAGTGGATTCCTTTTATGGCAGTCATCTTACTCAGAACTTTACTTCTGCGACAGTTTATGGCCTGAACTAAGGAAAGTTGACTTTTTAAGGGCTTTAAGGTCTTACCAGCAGAGAGAAAGACGTTTCGGAATTTAA
- a CDS encoding TatD family hydrolase has translation MIDVHCHVDFKAYNKNREEVMQRAKDKLSGIINSGASLGGNRRTLEYMKQYKGFMHASLGFHPVNASKADSKIIKQAFEEITENIDEAVAIGESGLDFHEVTDEGGRRRQLKVFESFIEMAVEYEMPLVLHVRDAEKKAFEMVKKHSSIPDVVFHCYGGDLETAQKIVEEGYYLSFSTILSFSDHHKRLVTDLPLSNILTETDSPYLSPFKGKRNEPAFVEEVVKTLADVKSIPLREVDKVTERNAKKIFGI, from the coding sequence ATGATAGATGTACACTGTCATGTTGACTTCAAAGCGTACAATAAAAATCGTGAAGAAGTAATGCAAAGGGCAAAAGATAAATTAAGTGGAATAATAAATTCTGGTGCGAGTTTAGGTGGTAACAGGCGCACATTGGAATACATGAAACAATATAAAGGATTTATGCATGCAAGTTTAGGTTTTCATCCTGTAAATGCGTCAAAGGCTGATTCTAAAATAATTAAACAGGCATTTGAAGAGATAACTGAAAATATTGATGAAGCCGTTGCAATAGGTGAGAGCGGACTTGATTTTCACGAGGTAACAGATGAAGGAGGAAGGCGCAGACAGCTGAAGGTCTTTGAATCATTCATAGAAATGGCAGTTGAATATGAAATGCCCCTGGTTCTTCATGTAAGGGATGCTGAAAAGAAAGCTTTTGAAATGGTCAAAAAACACTCCTCAATTCCCGACGTGGTGTTTCACTGTTACGGGGGCGACCTCGAGACTGCCCAAAAAATCGTTGAGGAAGGATATTATCTCTCATTTTCAACAATATTAAGCTTTTCAGACCATCATAAAAGATTGGTAACAGATTTACCCTTATCAAACATACTCACAGAAACTGACAGCCCATATTTATCCCCATTTAAGGGCAAAAGAAATGAACCGGCATTTGTTGAGGAAGTTGTAAAAACACTGGCTGATGTAAAGTCAATTCCGCTTCGAGAAGTTGATAAAGTAACAGAAAGAAATGCTAAAAAGATATTTGGGATTTAA
- a CDS encoding carboxymuconolactone decarboxylase family protein — protein MDKKYSKGKEMIDTIHPDASKALIENLKDIAPDLGRFVVEFAYGELYTRPGLDLKSRELATVAALTAMGNAGPQLRDHIEGALNVGCSREEIVEVIIQMVAYAGFPAAINGIEAAKEVFQKIG, from the coding sequence ATGGATAAAAAGTACAGTAAAGGAAAGGAAATGATTGATACGATACATCCAGATGCTAGCAAGGCACTTATAGAAAATTTAAAAGACATAGCACCGGATCTCGGGCGTTTTGTAGTTGAATTTGCCTATGGTGAGTTATATACACGTCCTGGGCTTGATTTGAAATCCAGAGAGCTTGCAACGGTTGCAGCCCTGACGGCCATGGGCAATGCAGGTCCTCAATTAAGGGATCATATAGAAGGGGCTTTAAACGTTGGATGCAGCCGTGAAGAAATAGTTGAAGTAATAATCCAGATGGTGGCTTATGCTGGTTTTCCCGCAGCCATAAATGGTATAGAAGCTGCCAAAGAAGTTTTTCAAAAAATTGGATGA
- a CDS encoding 2,5-diamino-6-(ribosylamino)-4(3H)-pyrimidinone 5'-phosphate reductase, whose protein sequence is MKPHVILNSAMTLDGKIATKMGSSEISGKEDLIRVHKLRKEVDAIMVGINTVLVDDPRLTVHKIPAEPSDNPVRIVVDSKARTPLESRILNDDAPTIIAVSESADPKNLENLQKSADIILCGKKRVNLDCLMEKIAKKGIKTLMLEGGSTLNYSMLTEGLVDEVRICIAPMIAGGVHSKTLADGEGVDFMKDAVPLKLKKSYKLGNDLVVEYDVV, encoded by the coding sequence ATGAAACCACATGTTATATTAAACTCAGCAATGACCCTTGACGGGAAAATAGCAACAAAAATGGGCAGTTCAGAGATTTCAGGCAAAGAAGATCTTATACGTGTTCATAAACTCAGAAAAGAGGTTGATGCCATAATGGTGGGGATAAATACAGTTCTTGTAGATGACCCCAGGTTAACAGTTCATAAGATTCCTGCCGAACCATCTGATAACCCTGTTAGAATTGTTGTGGACAGCAAGGCTCGCACTCCATTGGAGTCACGAATTTTGAACGACGATGCACCCACCATAATCGCAGTATCAGAAAGTGCAGACCCTAAAAACCTTGAAAACCTGCAAAAAAGCGCAGATATAATTCTATGTGGCAAAAAAAGAGTTAATTTAGACTGTTTAATGGAAAAAATTGCCAAAAAAGGTATAAAAACCTTGATGCTTGAGGGGGGCTCAACTTTAAACTATTCAATGCTCACTGAAGGCCTTGTGGATGAGGTGAGGATTTGTATAGCCCCCATGATTGCGGGTGGTGTTCATTCCAAAACACTTGCAGACGGCGAAGGTGTTGACTTTATGAAGGATGCAGTACCTTTAAAGCTAAAAAAAAGTTATAAATTAGGAAACGACCTTGTAGTGGAATATGATGTTGTTTAG
- a CDS encoding histidinol phosphate phosphatase domain-containing protein — protein MTKRIDLHTHSIFSDGELLPSEIARRAYVLDHRAVAITDHVDASNIDCIGNIIKAVLDIRDNWDIEIVPGAEITHAPAEIIDKLADQARKLGAEIVVVHGETIVEPVIEGTNWKAVNCPEVDILAHPGLITVEEAEMAKENDVALEISSRRGHCLGNGHVAQVALEVGAKLVVDTDTHMPEDLISYETAYKVASGAGLPEKEIEKALKDNPQRILKNKGIL, from the coding sequence ATAACCAAAAGAATTGATCTCCACACACACAGTATATTCAGCGATGGAGAACTACTACCATCTGAAATTGCAAGACGAGCATACGTATTAGATCACCGGGCCGTTGCAATTACAGACCATGTTGATGCATCTAACATAGACTGCATTGGAAATATAATAAAAGCGGTCCTTGACATAAGGGACAACTGGGACATAGAGATTGTTCCAGGAGCTGAAATAACCCATGCTCCCGCTGAAATAATTGACAAACTAGCAGATCAGGCTAGAAAATTAGGGGCTGAGATCGTAGTTGTGCACGGTGAAACCATAGTGGAACCTGTAATTGAAGGCACCAACTGGAAAGCCGTTAACTGCCCAGAAGTCGACATATTAGCACATCCTGGCCTTATAACAGTTGAAGAAGCGGAAATGGCCAAAGAGAATGATGTTGCTCTTGAAATAAGTTCAAGAAGGGGACACTGCCTTGGAAATGGTCACGTTGCCCAGGTTGCTCTCGAAGTTGGGGCAAAACTTGTGGTGGATACCGACACCCACATGCCAGAAGATTTGATATCATATGAAACTGCTTATAAAGTAGCTTCAGGAGCAGGATTACCTGAAAAAGAAATTGAAAAAGCTTTAAAGGACAACCCTCAAAGAATACTGAAAAATAAGGGTATACTCTAA
- a CDS encoding pantoate kinase, producing MKCSVFAPSHITGFFEIIDNPDPLKMGSRGAGVALESGVTTDVKITEGNGIVVKINGKNDPKNASITYKTIDLIKKQFSVDQSIDDKKNLDLKLSNKELDFNKKELGYEKGLNDEISFDGIDKPFFDRKISIEHTVNVPIGAGFGTSAAFALGTSIGIVKALDMPVTYNKAASIAHLAELEMGSGLGDVIAEVCGGIVLRLKEGAPGVGAVDKMILNDSDSENNFFVIAKSLGEIETSSIINDPSYKKKINQTGKDLLFELLKNPYPGFFMKLSRKFSEETQLMNEEVLEVVNVLQDETIGASMAMLGNTAFAISKSPDTSVEGALVSKIDSCGCMFV from the coding sequence ATGAAATGTTCTGTTTTTGCCCCATCACATATAACGGGTTTTTTTGAAATAATAGACAACCCAGACCCATTAAAAATGGGATCAAGAGGTGCAGGAGTCGCACTTGAGTCGGGAGTTACCACTGATGTGAAGATAACTGAAGGTAATGGAATTGTTGTCAAAATAAACGGTAAAAATGACCCTAAAAATGCTTCAATAACCTACAAAACTATTGATTTAATAAAAAAACAATTTAGTGTTGATCAATCTATTGATGATAAAAAGAATCTGGATCTTAAATTGAGTAACAAAGAACTAGACTTTAATAAAAAAGAACTAGGCTATGAAAAGGGATTAAATGATGAAATAAGCTTTGATGGGATTGATAAACCCTTTTTTGATAGGAAAATCAGCATCGAACACACTGTAAATGTTCCAATTGGTGCAGGTTTCGGAACTTCTGCAGCATTTGCCCTTGGAACTTCCATTGGAATAGTAAAAGCTCTTGACATGCCAGTAACATACAACAAAGCAGCTTCGATCGCTCATCTTGCAGAACTGGAGATGGGAAGCGGGCTTGGAGATGTGATAGCAGAAGTATGTGGAGGTATTGTTTTGAGGCTGAAAGAAGGGGCTCCGGGTGTTGGTGCTGTTGATAAAATGATTTTGAATGATTCAGACAGTGAAAACAATTTCTTTGTCATAGCAAAGAGTCTGGGTGAAATTGAAACATCAAGCATAATAAATGACCCTTCTTACAAGAAAAAGATAAATCAAACAGGAAAGGATCTTCTTTTTGAACTTTTGAAAAACCCGTATCCAGGTTTTTTCATGAAATTATCAAGAAAATTTTCAGAAGAAACACAGCTCATGAACGAAGAGGTTTTGGAAGTAGTTAATGTACTGCAAGATGAAACAATCGGTGCTTCAATGGCAATGCTTGGAAATACAGCGTTTGCAATATCAAAAAGTCCAGATACAAGTGTTGAAGGAGCTTTAGTTTCTAAAATTGATTCTTGTGGTTGCATGTTTGTATAA
- a CDS encoding DUF7839 domain-containing protein, protein MKVFKKKGELTHFQILAEIARGEPHLRQKDIADKLGITVQAVSENIKNLVDEGFVETGMGRSKYKITKRGIEKVKTEAANLRKYADNVLETMNTYKSVWPAIARQKLKPGEKVWLEMENGTLYATKEKKSAYAEVLNEATTGEDVALIKLGGTIELKPGSVIILKLPTINQGGSRACDLEKIISIYEKGSDNRRFDRVGEMGTVSRAVTEKLDIKADFEFATPDATLAAAKRGLNVLVFAVGKMTNSITRKLDSEGVNYVIKDVTKSE, encoded by the coding sequence ATGAAGGTCTTCAAAAAGAAGGGTGAGCTTACACACTTTCAGATACTGGCAGAGATAGCCCGAGGGGAACCCCACCTCCGCCAGAAGGACATTGCAGATAAGTTGGGAATAACTGTTCAGGCTGTTTCTGAAAACATAAAGAACCTTGTGGATGAAGGTTTTGTTGAAACAGGAATGGGACGTTCCAAATACAAGATCACAAAACGTGGCATTGAGAAGGTGAAAACTGAGGCTGCAAACCTTAGAAAGTATGCAGATAATGTCCTTGAAACCATGAACACATATAAATCAGTTTGGCCTGCAATAGCTCGTCAAAAACTGAAACCTGGTGAGAAGGTCTGGCTTGAAATGGAAAACGGAACATTGTATGCAACGAAGGAAAAAAAATCAGCCTACGCCGAAGTTCTTAATGAAGCAACAACGGGTGAAGATGTTGCCTTAATCAAACTTGGAGGCACCATAGAATTAAAACCAGGATCTGTCATCATACTAAAGCTTCCAACTATAAATCAAGGAGGATCAAGGGCTTGTGATCTTGAAAAGATCATTTCAATATATGAAAAAGGATCTGATAACAGGAGATTCGATAGAGTTGGAGAGATGGGAACCGTATCAAGGGCCGTTACAGAAAAATTAGACATCAAGGCAGATTTTGAATTTGCAACTCCTGATGCCACGTTGGCTGCAGCAAAAAGGGGTCTTAATGTACTGGTATTTGCCGTTGGAAAGATGACAAACAGTATAACACGCAAACTCGACTCAGAAGGAGTGAATTACGTGATAAAAGATGTTACAAAATCGGAATAA
- the recJ gene encoding single-stranded-DNA-specific exonuclease RecJ — protein sequence MVESQENPMNKALSKAHEMVEKAEDIKIYSHIDCDGITAGSLLSLMLDRLGKEHEIEFISLDKIDDLKTTNELTIFSDLGSGQNLDKFCTSSSKVLVLDHHPPLREMNHYKKCEFLEINPHFYNMDGSYEISGGGMTYLLAKTFGFYDLSWMGVLSAVGDMQNSLTGKLQGLNQDILTDSVQNNFVESINDLSIYGRQTRPLFVALSYFGDVNLPITNNKTECILMLNKLGIPTKNGRKNRSLCDLSVEEKSTLFSELVRMLSREVPPKYVRYIPKLICGDSYEFLNEKKYSPLRDASEFSTAVNACSRHEHPEIAMRVLKGDRALALDDMDDLAREHKRYLAQKMDWVREEERIIPMNNIQYFNGSEIKSNVIGTIAGMILSYGDWKKPIIGFTEIGDGKDGLKVSLRCSRLLAYNGVHFGNLIRKVAEKVGGTGGGHSVACGAYIPEGSTEAFLNIFDESLNGMI from the coding sequence ATGGTCGAGAGTCAGGAAAATCCAATGAACAAAGCCCTTTCAAAAGCCCATGAAATGGTTGAAAAAGCCGAGGACATCAAAATATACAGCCACATAGACTGCGACGGCATAACTGCAGGGTCTTTATTGTCATTAATGCTGGACAGACTTGGAAAAGAACATGAAATCGAATTCATAAGTTTAGATAAGATAGACGATCTTAAAACTACCAATGAACTTACCATATTCTCTGATCTCGGTTCTGGACAAAATTTAGATAAATTTTGCACTTCTTCATCCAAAGTTCTGGTTTTAGACCACCATCCTCCATTAAGGGAAATGAACCACTACAAAAAATGTGAATTTCTTGAGATAAACCCCCATTTCTACAATATGGATGGATCATACGAGATTTCAGGCGGCGGAATGACATACCTACTCGCTAAAACATTTGGATTTTATGATTTAAGCTGGATGGGTGTTTTAAGCGCTGTTGGAGACATGCAAAATAGTTTAACCGGGAAACTACAGGGTTTGAATCAGGACATACTCACAGATAGTGTTCAGAACAACTTTGTAGAATCAATAAATGACCTTTCAATCTATGGAAGGCAAACAAGACCTTTATTTGTAGCTTTATCTTATTTTGGAGATGTAAATCTTCCAATAACAAATAATAAAACTGAATGTATTTTAATGTTGAACAAACTGGGCATTCCAACAAAAAACGGTAGAAAAAACAGATCTTTATGCGATTTAAGTGTTGAAGAGAAAAGTACGTTATTCTCCGAGCTCGTGAGAATGTTAAGCAGGGAAGTTCCACCAAAATACGTGCGGTATATTCCAAAACTTATTTGCGGAGATTCTTATGAATTTTTAAATGAGAAAAAATATTCCCCATTAAGGGATGCCAGTGAATTCTCAACTGCCGTGAATGCATGCAGTCGCCATGAACATCCTGAAATCGCCATGAGAGTTTTGAAGGGAGATAGAGCTCTTGCACTGGACGATATGGATGATTTAGCACGTGAACACAAGAGGTATCTCGCCCAAAAAATGGATTGGGTCCGGGAAGAGGAAAGGATCATTCCAATGAACAACATCCAGTACTTCAACGGCAGCGAAATAAAAAGCAACGTTATAGGAACTATAGCAGGTATGATCCTAAGTTATGGGGACTGGAAAAAACCCATAATAGGTTTCACAGAAATTGGAGATGGAAAAGACGGATTGAAAGTGTCGTTGAGATGTTCACGCCTCCTTGCCTACAACGGAGTACATTTCGGGAATTTAATACGAAAAGTAGCCGAAAAGGTAGGAGGCACCGGTGGAGGCCATTCAGTAGCCTGTGGAGCTTACATACCTGAAGGCAGTACCGAAGCATTCTTGAACATCTTTGATGAAAGCTTGAACGGAATGATCTAA
- a CDS encoding signal recognition particle protein Srp19, whose amino-acid sequence MKAIIWPVYLDSKKTKGEGRRISKDSAVTSPKLREISKAAEKLGMKPKIENSKAYPKSWWELSGRVVVDRNMPKREILLKISNLIKSSRS is encoded by the coding sequence ATGAAAGCAATAATATGGCCGGTTTACCTTGATTCAAAGAAAACAAAAGGGGAAGGAAGGAGAATATCTAAAGATAGTGCAGTAACTTCTCCAAAGTTGCGGGAGATCTCAAAGGCTGCTGAAAAACTTGGAATGAAGCCCAAAATCGAAAACAGTAAGGCTTACCCTAAATCATGGTGGGAACTGTCAGGAAGGGTTGTTGTTGACAGGAACATGCCAAAAAGGGAGATTCTCCTTAAAATAAGTAATTTAATTAAAAGTTCACGGTCGTAG
- a CDS encoding uroporphyrinogen-III synthase — translation MNDNLNIKGKVIAITRPAERSQKAADIVEKYGGIPLVAPTLELQVSNSKSLINLCKIADKLDWMIFTSPTGILSIIKHCKDLKERLNPNCKIAVIGPRTGKYLNEQGLDADIIPEDYTAEGLLEIFKDINVRNKKIGIPRTMAARDVLPEGLKAMGAEVLLAEAYKSAVPKDKGKVKKLINSVISKDVDAVTFTSTLTVKNLFEVAEKEEKKEELIESLQNNVLVAAIGPVTAKPLEEENINAITPDEYTVKAMLEKLFGEMNSKI, via the coding sequence ATGAACGACAATCTTAACATCAAAGGTAAAGTAATAGCCATAACCAGACCAGCTGAACGAAGTCAAAAGGCTGCGGACATCGTTGAAAAGTACGGTGGAATACCTCTGGTGGCACCAACCCTTGAACTTCAAGTTTCCAACTCCAAATCACTGATCAATCTCTGTAAAATAGCAGATAAACTTGACTGGATGATATTCACCTCCCCAACAGGAATTTTATCCATAATTAAACATTGCAAAGATCTAAAAGAAAGACTAAACCCCAACTGTAAAATAGCAGTTATCGGCCCCAGAACAGGAAAATATCTAAATGAACAGGGGCTGGACGCCGACATCATTCCTGAAGATTACACTGCAGAGGGACTTCTTGAAATTTTTAAGGATATAAATGTTCGTAATAAAAAAATAGGAATTCCAAGAACCATGGCAGCAAGAGATGTGCTCCCCGAAGGCCTAAAAGCTATGGGTGCAGAGGTTTTACTGGCTGAAGCATATAAATCAGCTGTTCCAAAGGATAAAGGGAAAGTTAAAAAGCTTATAAATAGTGTAATCAGCAAAGATGTGGATGCTGTAACCTTCACAAGTACTTTAACCGTTAAAAATCTGTTTGAAGTAGCAGAAAAAGAAGAGAAAAAAGAGGAATTGATTGAATCCCTACAAAATAACGTTTTAGTTGCTGCAATCGGCCCTGTAACAGCTAAACCCCTTGAAGAGGAAAATATCAATGCAATAACTCCAGATGAATACACGGTTAAAGCAATGCTTGAGAAATTGTTTGGAGAAATGAACAGTAAAATCTGA
- the cobA gene encoding uroporphyrinogen-III C-methyltransferase: MVVYLVGAGPGDPELITVKAINALKKANVVVYDRLANEEILKYAESAEFIYVGKKAGEHYKKQEEINQILVDEGKKHDVVVRLKGGDPFVFGRGGEEMLALLEEGIPVEFIPGVTSAIGVPTSVGLPVTHRGVATSLTIVTGHEDPTKSHKQVKWNFNADTIVILMGIGMLEENTREIMKYKDPKTPVCVIESGTLPNQRVITGTLEDITQKDIKTPALVVVGHVVDVFKKARL; the protein is encoded by the coding sequence ATGGTAGTATATTTAGTAGGTGCTGGACCCGGAGATCCTGAGTTAATAACAGTTAAAGCCATAAACGCCTTAAAAAAGGCCAATGTTGTTGTATATGACAGGCTTGCAAATGAAGAAATCTTGAAATATGCAGAATCTGCAGAATTCATCTACGTCGGTAAAAAGGCCGGAGAACATTACAAGAAACAGGAAGAAATTAACCAGATTCTCGTAGATGAAGGTAAAAAACACGATGTGGTTGTGAGACTCAAAGGGGGAGATCCGTTCGTTTTTGGACGCGGCGGTGAGGAAATGCTGGCTCTCCTTGAAGAAGGAATTCCCGTTGAGTTTATACCTGGCGTAACATCAGCTATAGGTGTTCCAACATCCGTAGGACTTCCTGTAACCCACAGAGGAGTTGCAACATCACTAACGATAGTAACCGGACATGAAGACCCAACTAAATCCCATAAACAGGTGAAATGGAACTTCAATGCAGATACAATAGTAATATTAATGGGCATTGGAATGCTTGAAGAGAATACCAGAGAAATAATGAAATACAAAGACCCTAAAACACCAGTCTGCGTTATTGAAAGCGGTACACTGCCCAATCAGAGAGTAATAACCGGAACCCTCGAAGACATAACCCAAAAGGACATTAAAACACCTGCACTTGTGGTTGTGGGACATGTTGTGGATGTGTTTAAGAAGGCCCGATTATGA